TGTAATTAATGGACACACCTACAAAGCGCATGGCATAAAGACTAAGAAAAAGGACACTTCTTTGCAAAGGCCAGGAGCTGTGGAAGGGCACACGATACATGTGACTACAGATAAGATCTCCAAGGGATTACTGCTTGTGGAAAGCTCTTCAGTGACACTCGAGGAGACATAGGATAAAGGCAAGGATTTCCACAGTTGGAAAAGCTGCAGAAGACAGGACCTTGGCCTGTTTGAAAATAAGTCCATCGTATGGGACAGTGGTAAGAGATGAAACCAGACTAAAGCTGGCTGGTGGGTACATGGAAGGTTCTGTATACTATTGTCTCCACTTCTGACAGTCTAAAATCCCtcagaataaaaagtttattttttaaaaggtccaCCAAGGGTTGGGAGGCAAACTCTTCATTATAGACAGTTTCTTATCTTTTGAATTTGGAAACATGGGCCTTTATTCACTAGCcagtaaataaaattatcacaAAACTGAGTAGAACATAAATATCGAATCATTGTGAGGCACACGTGAAACTAGTACAGTACTGTCTGTCAGTTcttcaataaaagcaaaaaccgAGTAAAAGACTGTATTAACAAAACAATTCTGCTTTCTGAAAACGTCTTCAGTCTTACACGCAGTCCTACACAAAAGGTTTCCTCCTAGCCTAGAATTTCAGCAATGATTTTAGTTAAGTAATAAGCCTGGGGTCCCCTAACCAAGATTTTCATCCCCCGAATCCAGTACCCAGTGACCGCAGCCTTAGACCAGGCAGACCCTGCGGACTGCCTTCTGTAAGCACCTCATGGAGCTGTTACAAAGATCAAAGAAGAATCTCTTCttgaaaatgctttcaaaaagaCAGCATCTTACACAAACACAGGGCATTATAGTTATCCTGTAGCTCACACACCAAAGTGATCCCAGTCTTCCTGCAGATTCTGAATTTCCAGCTGGTTCTTGCCTTCAGTAAATATTGGCTTCGGGTTCTTCTCAAAGCCCCCAGACAAGATGCCACCCTGCCAGTTCCGGATATAAATTCTTCCATCAGCATCCACAACAGCTGAggaagagaaatgacaggggagtggggggtggggtgggtagaaGGGAAAAGCAAGGTTTAGAGGCAAGCCAGCTTTCTAAAGGGACacaaaaaagcagaacaaaaacgCCTACTGGCTCTGTTAGTGAAGAGCATCCAGTGAACACAGAGCTTTCAAGGTGATGGGGGAGGATCCTCCCTCTCAGATTACAGTGGAGACTATTTCTCTATCCCTGACCTGCTTAGTTCCCTAGAAGCTCTGTCCAGTCCTCACAACCAGACTATGGAACTGCTGTAGTGACCGTGAAAGCCTAGCAGAAAGGGGGTACGGCGAGCTCATTCTAGGGGTTGAGACCTGCCACGTGACGTCAAGCCCTCTCCTGTAGTGCTTGGGGTCCCTGAGCAACCTGACTCTGTAGCTTACCTATAAGCTCTCTACAACGTATGCCATTCAAGTCAAAAACTCCAGGTTATATTCCAAATATTCTCAATTTGGACCTCTGTTTGGGACTGCAATTAGCTTACAAAACTAACAAACCAAAACACGGCTTCAGTGGAATGCCCATTTTATCCATCCTTTCGTAAGGAGTTCTTACGGGAAAGTCAGGATTGGGTCCGCCTCCCTGTAACATGCTTCAGAAAAGACAAGGCTCTCTCAAGCAGAGTCTGTCCTTAGCACAAAGTCTTCCTTTTCAGAGGACAGAACAGTGGCAAGGAAATGAGATTAAAGACAAAGCGTAAGTCCTCACTTGGTGTGTTGCTCTGCAGAGGGGTCTCCAAGGGGCGAGTCAGAAGGTAGAAGTGTTCGCAGGCATGTAACGGGATACTAACCGGCTCCTCGTTGGACAGACCCAGCTCGTATGCCCACTACAAACGGACGGATTGATTTGTGGGTgggaagaggaacagaaagacaaatgagcAAGTTCAGCCGCTTGAAAAGAGTTTAATTTCAAGTGGCCTATGTGTGCTCTTGTCCCAACGTCTGGGGCGGGAAACCACACTGCAGCCTGCTTTATTTAGCTCAGTTCCATGGGGGGGAGCAACACCATGCTTGTTAAACCATAACCATTATTCTTATACCAAAGAACGACAGACTTAGGAGCTCGTGGGGGGCAAGTGAGGCCCTTCGAACAAAACGCCTGATCTCGACTACAAaccccaaataccatcatatgTGATCTTCATGAGGCAAAAAGTACCCGTAGGTCACCTGAAGATTGTCGAGTGGAAGGCAAGGCACCAATATGCCTTAAAAGTAGAAGCAGCTGAGTGCTCTGAACTGAATCCAGGCTCCTGACACAAAAGATAGCCTAATACTTATGTGCTAGGttgtagaataaaatgaaatgccaCAGGAAGACCCAACAACGAGGATGTGTCAATGCCCAACCGTTTTTGTGGCCTTCCTGGCCAGGAGAGCACGCATTAACCCAGGGTAGAGGAAGGAAAAGGTCACAACGGTGCTTTTCCTTGAGGACTAGCTACAGGCTTCTGATGGCGTGCACAAGAATTCTGAGGTTTCTAGTCCAAACAAGGAATAGGTGGTCCCTGACACCTGCTTAGTCCGTCACAGTATTAACCTTACGTCTTCACGCCCCAAATCCCGGCAGTGACTGTTGTTACATTAGATCAGTGACCCAGTGTTGTTGCTAACCTACCTGACCAGCACAGTTGACAAAATACTGGCACTCAATCTGTCCTTTATCGGTCTCCACACCGGTTACTTGGCCTTTTTTGACCATTACATGAAGCACGCTTGTACGGTCATAGATCTGCACACCTGTTCCAAGGTAAAGAAAGAGGCAGTGCATCCATCTTCGGATGGCCCAGAATTAAGGCAGAAGCAGATTCTAAACCCGTGAGAAATGATGAAAAAGCCAGGTCAatgctttaatttaaaaacacaaaaacttccaGGAACCACATCCTGGGCAGTGTCCATGGGCCTCTTTCGTGACTGAAAACAGCAGGTTACTTTAATACACAATTCAATTCTAGGAACcataaaagggggaggggagaagaaggtTAAATAGGGCGTCTTAAATCCAAATCCACCCACACCATGAATCAGTTCATCCAAAGTGCAGAACACCATGGACCCTACTTAGTCTTCCCCTCATTCATTCCAAACCCAGGACATGACCAGCTTTCGGACTCAGTTCCCACCAGGTCTTCTGCCCTTGGAGCTTCTCACGTTCTGTGGGGGGGAATTCCCCTAAGTTTGAACTTATGGTCATTACTAAAAAGCAGTTCCTTAGAACTTCAATAAGAAAAATGTGTCCGTGAGGAAAAACACTTATTAACTTAAGAGAGGATATTCAAACAAACATTCTAAGAGCCAGTGTTCAAATATGGAAGCCGAGTTGGGGTCACTGCCGATTGGGAGACACCTTCTTACATGACCTCTTTCCTCCTCACCCAGAAACATGCTTACCATTTTGGGAGGCAGCACTTGCCAGGGCAAGAGCCACATCAGCAGAGGACACCACCGCATCCTCGGGAACATGCATGGCCCCCACCAGGTCGTGCACGTTTAGGAGAGGGTGAAGTTCGGCCACTTTCTTGGGGGAGATGATCTCAGAAGGGATGCCTATGACACTGCCACAGAACACAAGGGGACAATGACATGCATGGCCCTCTGGCAGAGGTCAGTCTGACAGGAGTGTCAGGACAGGCTTCTAGTCTCATACATACTTCAGCCTGGAGTTGATACGCTTCAGGGAGATGAGCCGGTCCTGAGTTTGGGCCAGAAAGATGGAGCCTGTCCTTATGTAACCTGGAAGGAAAACCAGCCCAGACTGAGCAGACCAGGCCAGCTACAGGGATCAGGTGGGCGAGCCCACTAGGTAACAGGTTAGAAGACATGTGAGCGGTCCTGGCATAGCCCCATCCAAACATACTCAGCTGGGGTTTGGGGCGGAGTGAGTAGGATTTTAATGTACATCTTAAATAatcactctatttttttaaatgtttgtttatttttgagagagagagacagagcatgagtgggggagggacaaagaaagagggagacagaatctgaagcaggctccaggctctgagctgtcagcacagag
This window of the Panthera uncia isolate 11264 unplaced genomic scaffold, Puncia_PCG_1.0 HiC_scaffold_1715, whole genome shotgun sequence genome carries:
- the LOC125917331 gene encoding pyruvate dehydrogenase phosphatase regulatory subunit, mitochondrial-like, encoding MFSRLLSVARRQRTGRGWQNWSSGRSGAPAAEAHSVALPAQAQVVICGGGIMGTSVAYHLSKMGWKDIVLLEQGRLAAGSTRFCAGILSTARHLTIEQKMADYSNKLYQQLEQETGIQTGYIRTGSIFLAQTQDRLISLKRINSRLNVIGIPSEIISPKKVAELHPLLNVHDLVGAMHVPEDAVVSSADVALALASAASQNGVQIYDRTSVLHVMVKKGQVTGVETDKGQIECQYFVNCAGQWAYELGLSNEEPVSIPLHACEHFYLLTRPLETPLQSNTPTVVDADGRIYIRNWQGGILSGGFEKNPKPIFTEGKNQLEIQNLQEDWDHFEPLLSSLLRRMPELETLEIMKLVNCPETFTPDMR